The following proteins are encoded in a genomic region of Mycolicibacterium rutilum:
- a CDS encoding DUF7161 family protein produces the protein MTDEHGLTPLRYDQSGLRGKTARVLVEEPTDEIDWPADLPAGIRTVVILDDEPNPHHTLRVHPPDDPARVALVVYDQLALYEE, from the coding sequence ATGACTGACGAACACGGCCTCACCCCGCTGCGCTACGACCAGTCCGGTCTGCGCGGGAAGACGGCACGGGTTCTCGTCGAGGAACCCACCGATGAGATCGATTGGCCCGCTGACCTTCCGGCGGGCATCCGAACGGTCGTGATCCTCGACGACGAACCCAATCCCCATCACACGTTGCGGGTGCACCCGCCGGATGACCCCGCGCGGGTGGCGTTGGTCGTGTACGACCAGCTCGCGCTCTACGAGGAGTGA
- a CDS encoding 3-oxoacyl-[acyl-carrier-protein] synthase III C-terminal domain-containing protein, with the protein MSTYVPDGTDGDGRPRHLCGPSEEMASVHDLVERAGAQLDPGLLGAAAESLAASFHCGTLYQGEHFWPIQNSIQQTVLGRASGGAATEIRQFCSGGLYGVMLADALLEAGWAGDYAMVTGGDSFFYFDRHEYATSPATEGSLMGDSAFCVVMNRHRGFARVLSSAARSHNPSAGMMRSRTDHGQDDPVFPTLSDWIARWEGYEHRRPGAVADNAMASFQLAVETVVECYRRAGLEPEEIDHFAPSFIEPSYVTETLAKQVALRTPAGLRPFGARFGHLTVSDFCVNLSYLMNNRIVKVGDLVLLFAAGNFVNSAAMLVRIEEEATLPFNVAM; encoded by the coding sequence GTGTCCACCTATGTGCCGGACGGCACCGATGGTGACGGCCGTCCGCGCCATCTCTGCGGCCCGTCCGAAGAGATGGCGTCCGTGCACGATCTCGTGGAACGGGCGGGCGCCCAGCTCGATCCCGGTCTGCTCGGGGCTGCAGCGGAGAGTCTGGCGGCCTCGTTCCACTGCGGAACCCTTTACCAGGGCGAGCATTTCTGGCCTATTCAGAATTCGATCCAGCAGACCGTCCTCGGCCGAGCGTCGGGCGGCGCGGCCACCGAGATTCGGCAGTTCTGTTCCGGTGGCCTCTACGGCGTGATGCTGGCCGACGCGCTGCTCGAGGCGGGCTGGGCCGGTGACTACGCGATGGTCACAGGCGGCGACAGCTTCTTCTACTTCGACCGGCACGAATACGCGACCAGTCCGGCGACCGAGGGCTCACTGATGGGCGACAGCGCCTTCTGCGTGGTGATGAACAGGCACCGTGGGTTCGCTCGTGTCCTGTCCTCCGCGGCGCGGTCGCACAACCCGTCGGCCGGGATGATGCGGAGCAGGACAGATCACGGTCAAGACGATCCGGTGTTTCCCACGCTGTCGGATTGGATTGCCAGATGGGAGGGCTACGAGCATCGCCGTCCCGGTGCGGTGGCCGACAACGCGATGGCCAGTTTCCAGCTCGCCGTCGAGACGGTGGTCGAGTGTTACCGGCGGGCGGGACTCGAACCCGAGGAGATCGACCATTTCGCACCGTCGTTCATCGAACCGAGCTATGTCACTGAAACACTCGCCAAGCAGGTTGCGCTTCGGACGCCCGCCGGGCTGCGCCCGTTCGGTGCGCGTTTCGGACATCTCACGGTGTCCGACTTCTGCGTCAACCTCAGCTATCTGATGAACAATCGGATTGTCAAAGTGGGCGATCTGGTGCTGCTGTTCGCGGCCGGAAACTTCGTGAACTCCGCCGCGATGCTGGTGCGTATCGAAGAGGAGGCGACGCTGCCATTCAACGTCGCCATGTGA